The DNA segment GCCTTTGGCGAGATCATGAACAAGTGCGGAATGGGACAGTTCTTCAATGACTTCGCAAACGCCATTGCAGGCGGCACCAAGGGCGGCCCTGCAAAGGTTGCCGTTGTGGCATCCGGCCTTTTGGGCATGATCAACGGCGCGGCTGTTGCCGTCGTCGTGACAACAGGTTCCTTCACAATCCCGCTTATGAAAAAGTCCGGTTATGACAACGAGTTCTCCGGCGCCGTTGTGGCAACGGGTTCCGTGGGCGGCCAGCTAATGCCGCCGGTTATGGGCGCCGCCGCATTCATTATGGCGGATACCCTGGGCATGAAATATAATGAGCTTTTGATTTCTGCCATCATCCCGGCCGTGATTTACTATCTGGGCATCATGTTCCAGATTCAGATGAGGGCGGAAAAGCTTGGCATGAAGGGAACGCCGAAGGATCAGCTTCCGAAGATGTCCCAGGTTATGAAAGAGTACGGCCATCTGGCCCTTCCGATTATTTTCCTGGTTTACATGCTGTTCTTCTCCGGAAAGACCGTTATCATGGCCGCGTTCTACACAATCGTATTTACGATTCTCGTAGCACAGTGCAGACAGAACACCCGCATGAGCCTTCAGGACATCCTGGACGCCATGGCAGCCAGCGCGAAATCCACCGTATCCGTGGCCATCGCCTGCGCCTGCGTCGGTATCATCGTAGGTTCCTGCTCCATCACCGGTTTTGCCCTCAACATGGCAAACACCATTATCAGCATCGGCGGAAAGAGCCTGCTGTTCACGCTGGTATTTACGATGGTGACATGTATGATCCTTGGAATGGGCCTTCCGAGCATCCCGTCCTACATCATTACCTCCACCATCGCGGCTCCGGCACTGGTTCAGCTTGGAATCCCGGCGCTGGTATCCCATATGTTCTGCTTCTACTTTGCAATGTTTGCAAACCTGACCCCGCCGGTTGCCCTGGCAGCGTTCGCGGCGGCAGGCATCGCCGGAGGCAGTCCGATGAAGACAGGGTGGGCTTCGGTGAAGCTAGCTTTGGCTGGTTTTATCCTTCCGTACATGTTCGTTTACAATACAGATCTTCTGCTTTTGGATACGCCGATTATCAAGGCAGTCCAGGTGGCAGTTACGGCGGCCATCGGTGTGTTTATGATCGGCATTGCCGTAGAGGGCTTCCTGTTTAAGAAGGCCAACGTGCTCATAAGGATTGTGAGCCTGATCGGCGCCTTCCTGTTAATCGACAGCGGAGCCGTCACGGATCTTGTGGGCATCGCAGTTTGTGCGGCAGTTATCATTTATCAGAAGACAATGCAGAAAAAAAGTGTTACAATAGCTGCGTAGCATAATATGCGAGCTGGGGGCTGCAAAAGAAAGTTTTGTCGCCCCCTTCTGCTTTTTTATCAGGTGAATGGGGAGAGGACACATGCTTTTGGAAGTGGTTTACAATATCTGCTTTAATATCTGCCTTCTGGTAGTTCTGGCGTTTCTTCTGACACGGCTGGATTTTATCCAGCGCCTTCTTTTAAATGACGGGGAGGAGGAAAACGGAAACCGGATCTGCCGGATGAAGGAAAAAATCATTCTCGGTATTATTTTCGTCGGCTTCTGCATGATTTCCGACAACATCGGGATGCAGGTGACGGGGGCGCTGCCAAATGCCCGGGTGATTGGGATCCTTTCGTCGGGCTTTCTCGGCGGGCCGGTTTCCTGTACCATCACGACGGCCATTGCCGCCATCCACCGGTACCTGATTTTCCCGGAGCGGATCTCCACCGTTGCCTGTGTGATTTCGGCTGTGATCCACGGTATCATCGGTTCTTTCATTGGCTACCGGAAGCGGAATGACAGACGGTATTCCAACTATTTTCTTCTGGGAATCACGTTTATTTCGGAGTTAATCCACATTGTGATGATTCTTCTGCTCACAAGGCCGTTTGTGGACGCAATGGACATCGTAAGAATTGTCATTATCCCGATGGTGCTCATCAATTCCGTGGGCATGGTGATTTTTTTCAATGTGTTCAAGCTGATTTTCAGCACCGATGATCTGAAGGCGGCGTGGCAGATTTCCCTTTCCATGAGGACGGCAGAGCGGTGTACGCCATATCTGGCGAACGGGCTTGAGAAAAAGGAAGACATCGACAAAGTAATCGACATCATCCTGGAGGAATACCGGTGCCAGGGGGCTGCGTTAATCGAGGACAAGAGGTTCCTTGGAAGAAGCAGCGCATTTTCGGAGATTTCCCTGACGGACGACAATTATCCGAGGCTTTTGTCGGCCACGAAAACGTATAAGACTACACGGGTCAGCCGGATCCCCATTCCGGAGGACGGTTTTTTCCCGCTTTATGAGAATAACGTCATCATTTCCGCGCCGATTCTTCTGGATGAGGGGCGTGTGATGGCATTGGTGATCCTGGTGAAGAAGAATGCTTATTCTTACCGGGCGGACGTGGAATTTGTCACGGGCCTTGCAAATCATTTTGCCATGCAGTTAAAGATTGCCAAGATGGAGGCACAGAAGGAGGCGCTGCGCCGTGCCGAGATTACGACGCTCCAGTCCCAGATCAATCCCCATTTCCTGTTTAACTCCCTGAATACCATTTCGTATTTTTGCAGGGAGAAGCCGGAAAAGGCCAGAGAGCTTCTTCTGGCGCTCAGCTCCTATTTCCGGAACACCTTAGAGAGCGTGGATTTCATGGTGACGCTGGATACGGAGCTGGAGCATGTGAAGGCGTACACGAAACTGGAGGAGGCGCGGTTCGAGTCCAGGCTCCAGGTGGTATTTGAGGCGGAAAACGAAGACCTGACCTGCTGCGTGCCGAACCTGATCCTTCAGCCGCTCGTGGAAAACGCCATCCACCACGGAGCCATGAACCGGGAAAACGGCGTCGGCAAGGTGGTTGTGCGGGTAAGGCGGGAAGAAAAAAATACGATCATCGACATTATGGACAACGGGCCGGGGATTGATTATAAGATCATCCGGAGCCTGCACGGAGGTGAGGAGGTGAAGCACCGGGGCATCGGACTGATGAATGTCCAGCAGCGTTTAATCAGTATCTATGGAAAGGATTACGGACTCCAGATCGTTTCCAGTGAGACGGGAACCGATGTGCGTATGAAGATACCCAACAGGGAGGAAAAAGAGTATGAAGATAGTGATCGTTGATGATGAAAGGCCGGCAAGAAGCGAGCTGAGATATCTGGTGAGCCTGTGTGAGCTCGATGCCCAGATCACGGAGGCGGAAAACAGCGAGGAGTTTCTGGAACTGATGGAAAAAGAGACGTTTGACGTCTGTTTCGTAGACATCAATCTGGGCGGAATCAACGGGACAACGGTGGCGTCCATGATTAAAAAGCGGATGCCGGACGCCAGCATTATTTTCGCAACGGCCTTTCGGGACTATGCCGTCAAGGCCTTTGAGATCGGGGCCATGGACTATCTGTTAAAGCCCTTCGACTATGAGCGGGTGAAGAAGACCATGGAGCGGATCCGTGAGCAGATGAAGGAAAAGCCACAGTCTTCGGAATACGAAATCAACAAGATCATGGTAAACGCAGAGACGGGCTACCGGGTGGTGGATGCGGCGAAGATCGTATATATTGAGACGGAAAAACGGGCATGCAAGATTCATATGGATGACGGGAGCTTTTATCTCCAGAATGAATCGCTGAACAACTATGAGAACATTCTGCGGAAGTGCCGTTTTTTCCGGATCCACAAGAGCTATCTCATCAATCTGGACTATGTGATGGAGATGCGGGTCAGCTACAACAGCGGGTATTGTGTGGTTCTCAGGCATTACGAAAAGGAATGCCTTCCCATCGGCAGGAGCCAAATCCGGGAGTTCCGTCAGATCTTCGACCGATAGAATTTTAAGCAAAAATGTGGAATTTTACGAAACCGCCAGCAAAAGCAGAAAAAGGATAAAGAAATACAACGAAAAATCGCCAGAAAAAAATACATTATTGCATAAAATGATAAAATGTAATAAAATGGAAAAAAGAATTCACATCCGGTATGGAGCGGATAAATCCGGAAAACTGAGACAAAGGATTTGAACGGTATGCTGGCGATTGAGAGAAAGAAATTTATCCTGAATTACCTGAAGGAACATGGCAATATAACGACCAACGAAGTCTGCCGGCTTCTGGGTGTATCCCCGGCAACGGCAAGAAATGATTTGAACCGCCTGGAAAAGGAAAAGCTGATTTTAAAGACGCATGGCGGCGCATCGCTTCTGGAGACGGAGAGCGCGGCGGCGGCAGCGTCTTTTGCGTTTGGAGAGAGACAGCAGGAACACCGCGGGGAGAAAGAGGCAATCGCAGAAGCGGCCGTGCGGCTTGTGGAAGACAATCAGTGCATCATCCTGGACGCCAGCTCGACGGCTCTGACCCTCGCCAGGAAGCTTAAGCGGTTTGACCGCCTGATTGTGGTGACAAACGGCGTTTATACGATGCTGGAACTGAAGGACATGCCGAATATTACGGTAATTTTCATCGGCGGGATTGTCACGAAAAAATCCGGCTCCGTCGAAGGTCTCCTTGGAAAAGACCTCTTAAGCCATATCAATGCGGATTATGCCTTTGTCTCGGCGAGAGGGTTTACCCTGGAAGAAGGCCTGACGGATTTTAATATTTATGAGTCGGAGTTAAAGAAGGAGATGCTCCGCCATTCCAGGACATGTGTGGCGATGGTGGATTCCTCGAAGCTCGAGACGACGTCGACAGCCAATTTCTGCGGGGCAAAGGATGTGGATCTTCTGATTACCGATTCCGGTGCCAGGAAAGAGGACGTGGAAAAGTACCGGAAGGCGGGCGTTCAGGTGGAATGTGTGTGAGACAATGAAAATTGGTGAGGATGCGGACGGCGGGGAGGATTTTTAGCGTAGGCAATTTTTAGCGTAGGCGAAAGAAGGATTGTCATAGAATCCGGGATATGCTATGATGAGGAAGAACAACCGTGTTGCAGGGTGGCTGGCCTCTATTCTTACATAGAATGGGGGTGGTGCTGATGAAGGACTATGATTTCAAAGACTTGATGGCCTTTGGCATGTTCATTCTGGCATTGCTGACATTCGTATTTACGTTTATCAGATAATGTTTTAAGCATAGAAAACCACCCCGGAACTGATATGATACCCTCAAGTAGGACACTAAAATATAAAAAACCTACTTGGGGGTATTTTATGTCCAGAAAAAGTAAGATTGATGCACTGGAGAAAGTAAAAATTGTAGAGCAGTATCTGAATGGAGAAATCAGTCAAAAAGGTGCTGCCAAAGTATGCGGTGTGAATAAACGGAGTGTCCAGGACTGGATCCGGATCTATAAGACAGAAGGTCCGCAAGGATTATTAACACTAAAAACAAACAAGCGATATCCAAAAGACTTGAAGCTGAAGGCCGTACAAGCCTATCTTTCTGGGGAAGGTTCTTTGGATGAAATATGTGCAAGATTCGGAATCCGGCAGCATGTTCAGCTTATGAGTTGGATTAAGGTGTATAATGAAGGTAAGGAATTAAAAGAACTTACCGGAGGTAGCACCATGAAGAAAGCCAGAAAAACAACATTGGAAGAACGGATTGCCATAGTAAAAGACTGCCTTTCCCATAATCGGAATTACGGGGCAATGGCTTTGAAATATAATTGTTCTTACCAGCAGATACGGAATTGGGTAGACCGCTACGAAAAGATGGGAAGCGCAGGACTGGAGGACCGACGGGGAAAGCGTGCCGGTTCCCAGCCAAGCCGTACACCGGAAGAAGAATTGCGGGACCGCATAGCAGAACTGGAACGGAAGAACAAAGATCTACAAATGGAGAATGACCTGTTAAAAAAAGTAAGGGAATTAGAAAGGGGGCATCGCTTTCTCTAATACATAAATCATGGGAATATCAGGCAGTCAGGGAACTGGCTGAAACAAAAGGATATCCGGTCAGACAAATGTGTCTCTACCTTGGGATCAGCCGTTCAGCCTATTACCATTGGCCGAAGTATCCGAAAAGTGAAGGCGAGCGCAAAAATGAACAGATTGCAGATTTGATCAAAGAGATCCATCGGCTCCATCCAGATATGGGATACCGACGGATCCGTGATGAACTGGCTGTAAAGTATGAAATGCCCTATAATGATAAACGGGTCCTGCGGATCTGTCGTAAGATAGGAATCCAGTCACCTATCAAATGGAGACCGAAGAGCTGTACAAAAGCAGACCGAAATCTGGCTCATATTGCAAAGAACTACCTTCATCGGGAATTCCATGCAGACCGTCCAAATGAGAAATGGCTGACAGACGTAACAGAGTTTAAATATTATACCGGATTGGAAGTCCACAAAATTTATCTGAGTGCAATCCTCGATCTGTGTGACCGCAGGATTGTAGCATTTAAAATCAGTAGCCGTAATGATAATGCCCTTGTAATGGATACGTTTGACGAGGCGGTGTCTTTAGAACCGGATGCGCATCCGCTTTTTCATTCGGACAGAGGATTTTAATATACAAGCCCGGCGTTTTACAACCGTCTGAAAAAGCACCATATGAAACAGAGTATGATATGCTCCCTTCTAGGTAGACAGTTGAAATAATAAAACTGTTTATCAAGGAGGGAGCATTTCTTATGCGTAAATATTCTGCTGAAGATAAATTACGAATGGTAAAGCTTATTTTGGAAGCTAAACATAGTATTACATCTGTATCAACAGGAGAAGGAATTCATCCTACTACTTTAGAAGAATGGATTCGTAATTATCAGTCTATGGGTTCAGAAACCTTTTACAACAAAGGATGGACCAAAAGAACTTCCGCCGAGAAAGAGATTGC comes from the Eubacteriaceae bacterium Marseille-Q4139 genome and includes:
- a CDS encoding histidine kinase, with amino-acid sequence MLLEVVYNICFNICLLVVLAFLLTRLDFIQRLLLNDGEEENGNRICRMKEKIILGIIFVGFCMISDNIGMQVTGALPNARVIGILSSGFLGGPVSCTITTAIAAIHRYLIFPERISTVACVISAVIHGIIGSFIGYRKRNDRRYSNYFLLGITFISELIHIVMILLLTRPFVDAMDIVRIVIIPMVLINSVGMVIFFNVFKLIFSTDDLKAAWQISLSMRTAERCTPYLANGLEKKEDIDKVIDIILEEYRCQGAALIEDKRFLGRSSAFSEISLTDDNYPRLLSATKTYKTTRVSRIPIPEDGFFPLYENNVIISAPILLDEGRVMALVILVKKNAYSYRADVEFVTGLANHFAMQLKIAKMEAQKEALRRAEITTLQSQINPHFLFNSLNTISYFCREKPEKARELLLALSSYFRNTLESVDFMVTLDTELEHVKAYTKLEEARFESRLQVVFEAENEDLTCCVPNLILQPLVENAIHHGAMNRENGVGKVVVRVRREEKNTIIDIMDNGPGIDYKIIRSLHGGEEVKHRGIGLMNVQQRLISIYGKDYGLQIVSSETGTDVRMKIPNREEKEYEDSDR
- a CDS encoding IS3 family transposase, which encodes MRKGASLSLIHKSWEYQAVRELAETKGYPVRQMCLYLGISRSAYYHWPKYPKSEGERKNEQIADLIKEIHRLHPDMGYRRIRDELAVKYEMPYNDKRVLRICRKIGIQSPIKWRPKSCTKADRNLAHIAKNYLHREFHADRPNEKWLTDVTEFKYYTGLEVHKIYLSAILDLCDRRIVAFKISSRNDNALVMDTFDEAVSLEPDAHPLFHSDRGF
- a CDS encoding response regulator transcription factor; translation: MKIVIVDDERPARSELRYLVSLCELDAQITEAENSEEFLELMEKETFDVCFVDINLGGINGTTVASMIKKRMPDASIIFATAFRDYAVKAFEIGAMDYLLKPFDYERVKKTMERIREQMKEKPQSSEYEINKIMVNAETGYRVVDAAKIVYIETEKRACKIHMDDGSFYLQNESLNNYENILRKCRFFRIHKSYLINLDYVMEMRVSYNSGYCVVLRHYEKECLPIGRSQIREFRQIFDR
- a CDS encoding TRAP transporter permease; this translates as MSEKEKMKEPVLQAGEELSEEQKQELLEQFDKESKTRKFVSPILKTGFKVFAILVTLYHLVFASGFYMPETLKHRSIHVAMILILAFALYPAGKKSSRKVIVWYDWVLMALSAAVAIYMCLDYVNIINRAGTPNMMDVVIGTILTLVVLEATRRVCGIALPIIAIVFMIYSLMGSKQGLIPIDIPGIFLHRGYTWQKLMSHFFSNTEGIYGSSVNVASTYIFLFIAFGEIMNKCGMGQFFNDFANAIAGGTKGGPAKVAVVASGLLGMINGAAVAVVVTTGSFTIPLMKKSGYDNEFSGAVVATGSVGGQLMPPVMGAAAFIMADTLGMKYNELLISAIIPAVIYYLGIMFQIQMRAEKLGMKGTPKDQLPKMSQVMKEYGHLALPIIFLVYMLFFSGKTVIMAAFYTIVFTILVAQCRQNTRMSLQDILDAMAASAKSTVSVAIACACVGIIVGSCSITGFALNMANTIISIGGKSLLFTLVFTMVTCMILGMGLPSIPSYIITSTIAAPALVQLGIPALVSHMFCFYFAMFANLTPPVALAAFAAAGIAGGSPMKTGWASVKLALAGFILPYMFVYNTDLLLLDTPIIKAVQVAVTAAIGVFMIGIAVEGFLFKKANVLIRIVSLIGAFLLIDSGAVTDLVGIAVCAAVIIYQKTMQKKSVTIAA
- a CDS encoding helix-turn-helix domain-containing protein; its protein translation is MSRKSKIDALEKVKIVEQYLNGEISQKGAAKVCGVNKRSVQDWIRIYKTEGPQGLLTLKTNKRYPKDLKLKAVQAYLSGEGSLDEICARFGIRQHVQLMSWIKVYNEGKELKELTGGSTMKKARKTTLEERIAIVKDCLSHNRNYGAMALKYNCSYQQIRNWVDRYEKMGSAGLEDRRGKRAGSQPSRTPEEELRDRIAELERKNKDLQMENDLLKKVRELERGHRFL
- a CDS encoding DeoR/GlpR transcriptional regulator — translated: MLAIERKKFILNYLKEHGNITTNEVCRLLGVSPATARNDLNRLEKEKLILKTHGGASLLETESAAAAASFAFGERQQEHRGEKEAIAEAAVRLVEDNQCIILDASSTALTLARKLKRFDRLIVVTNGVYTMLELKDMPNITVIFIGGIVTKKSGSVEGLLGKDLLSHINADYAFVSARGFTLEEGLTDFNIYESELKKEMLRHSRTCVAMVDSSKLETTSTANFCGAKDVDLLITDSGARKEDVEKYRKAGVQVECV